A single window of Microplitis demolitor isolate Queensland-Clemson2020A chromosome 7, iyMicDemo2.1a, whole genome shotgun sequence DNA harbors:
- the LOC103570994 gene encoding lysosome-associated membrane glycoprotein 1 encodes MKFSIICVCLLVISVSGKPADEVASAKNVVRTSDMVPPEPIPEKSTIEPTSTTTVKPTTPSPEPTPTPDKTTTEPTTTTAKTTTTTTTTLAPNTTTSTTTTTTVAPPSPAPTPAPTPAPTPGPAPAPKTGKWIVSGTNHTCIVVKMAAQFNVTYLNNDNKNISQLITLPSDNMTTNASGDCGVNEQFIMISWNSTVASNDSLVLHFNKNGTKYSLHHIETYLAPAELPSYQYNETLMLMHNTSEYPIAVSNSYRCAKALKLNLNSTVTNTTAVLEISDLQFQAFRNDNTTTFGFAEDCAFETQDVVPIAVGCALIALVIIVLAAYLVGRRRSQARGYRSM; translated from the exons GTAAACCAGCAGATGAAGTTGCATCAGCAAAAAACGTCGTCAGAACTTCAGATATGGTTCCTCCGGAACCTATCCCTGAAAAATCTACGATTGAACCTACTAGTACAACTACTGTAAAACCAACTACTCCATCTCCGGAACCAACTCCGACGCCAGATAAGACTACAACAGAACCGACAACGACAACAGCGAAGACAACCACAACGACGACAACGACATTGGCACCAAATACTACGACGTCTACGACCACGACGACTACTGTAGCACCGCCAAGTCCAGCGCCAACACCAGCACCGACACCCGCACCGACACCTGGTCCAGCACCGGCTCCAAAGACTGGAAAATGGATCGTCAGTGGCACAAACCACACATGCATTGTCGTTAAAATGGCTGCGCAGTTTAACGTTACATACCTAAACAACGATAATAAA aaTATATCGCAGCTAATAACATTGCCGAGTGATAACATGACCACAAACGCTAGTGGAGATTGCGGAGTTAATGAGCAGTTTATTATGATCTCGTGGAATTCTACAGTAGCTTCCAATGATTCTCTAGTCTTGCATTTCAACAAAAATGGAACCAAGTACTCGTTGCATCACATTGAGACATACTTGGCACCTGCAGAATTGCCCAGTTATCAATACA acgAGACATTAATGTTGATGCACAACACAAGTGAATACCCAATAGCTGTGAGCAATTCATACAGATGTGCTAAAGCGCTTAAGTTAAATCTTAATTCAACTGTAACGAACACAACAGCTGTACTTGAAATATCTGATCTACAGTTCCAAGCTTTCAGAAACGATAACACTACAACATTTGGATTtg cTGAAGACTGCGCTTTCGAAACTCAAGACGTCGTACCAATAGCTGTAGGCTGTGCTTTGATAGCTCTTGTAATAATTGTCCTGGCTGCATATCTCGTCGGCCGTCGACGTAGTCAGGCACGCGGATACCGTAGTATGTAA
- the LOC103570996 gene encoding DNA (cytosine-5)-methyltransferase PliMCI yields the protein MSKSDKVNKSQRKRKPATDLTKDNPRNSKRRKKSTENNSKNGLTLNNNNTGSKSKVCKICNQNLNELKFLDSLPEDAVEEVIALADNKLSFETEIDFLEDFRPTYRLMNFSVYDDEDHLCRFDTGLIESNVYLYCCGVILPIHDKDLANPTGTWTQKIGPINEWYTTGYDGGPYQPILLSSPYAEYYLTSPADSYKPFMDPVVEKIYLSKVVIEFLTSRDDPTYEDLLDELQTVKLPEGVSLAEESLLKYAQFICDQVTSFDVNSAEDDSDDFPLLTTSCMRSIIKLTGATVGNDIKQTKTNEISPVKKKSMPKMILTKLVYQIVNKFFSNEDANSKELFATRQSMNCGTCIECLKPECGRCAACRKKKKSRNQDSVCVKRRCPNKAIEAADSDTESLDNKTNCLKKIEGIPELLENMKVPSKKVKWISSPVSVTDDRTYYGKAAVNSTTIYINDFVKIKSNNPRFEVIAKVATMWEKDGEQKAHVNCFYNSRDTILGDLGDKYELFASSQCADIFLQCIDSPAVVRKRNIPVKWAELGDTGLSVKGFASKEKDYFYQMHYSPETARFEYLDLDPKKRRDSCLVCLGKTEANFQPKVLELDLENRSYGALLYKNEKYRVKDGVYINPAVVKFKYKFSIPVPEKLKQVDEELYPEYWRKYATGDHVKGSNYDTPEPFAIGCVKAICSMRDYNLKAEDIYLVVNKMYRSENTHESTRAAMADINMLFWSDEEVEVPLTAIMGKCNIFYKPSEADVNFVNHQFYFTHAYKAEEELFESPPDDIKKMLENISENQESKEVKPLKTLDIFAGCGGLSQGLSAAGVADVRWAIEKDPAAARAFVENHPDVKMYEGDCNALLDSIIQKEKESLPQKGDIELLCGGPPCQGFSGLNRFNGSQYSNLKNALLFTFLSYCDYYRPKYVVMENVKNFVFHHKGLMLKLAMYCFLQIGYQCTFAILQAGNFGLPQSRRRIILLAAAPGQKLPAFPEPLHVFSKRAWQLDVVIDGTKYSGNFSWKDSAPYRTICVRDAIGDLPAISNGENRIQINYQNDVLSSFQRTMRGNKTTGFITDHICKKMSPLVEARMSYIPTNAGADWRDLPNIIVELSDGTSTKKLEYRHEDSSGKLRGVCACAAGELCDLKDRQENTLIPWCLPHTGHRHNGWAGTYGRLDWNGFFGTTITNPEPLGKQGRVLHPEQNRVVSVRECARSQGFKDNYVFNGSVIDKYRQIGNAVPPPLAQAIGLEIKKVLL from the exons atgtcaaaaagtGATAAAGTAAACAAAAGTCAACGGAAAAGAAAACCGGCTACCGATTTAACGAAAGACAATCCCAGGAATTCAAAACgccgaaaaaaaagtactgaaaataattcaaaaaatgggttgacactaaataataataacacagGAAGTAAAAGTAAGGTCTGTAAAATAtgtaatcaaaatttaaatgaactgAAGTTTCTTGATTCGCTTCCTGAGGATGCTGTTGAGGAAGTGATCGCACTggctgataataaattatccttCGAAACTGAGATAGATTTTTTGGAAGACTTTAGACCCACTTATAGACTGATGAACTTTAG tGTTTATGATGATGAAGATCATTTATGTAGATTTGATACCGGGTTGATAGAATCAAATGTATATTTGTATTGCTGCGGAGTAATATTGCCAATCCATGACAAGGATCTAGCGAACCCAACTGGTACCTGGACCCAGAAAATAGGCCCGATAAATGAGTGGTACACAACTGGGTACGATGGTGGTCCCTATCAACCCATTTTACTCAGTTCCCCTTACGCTGAATATTATTTGACTTCTCCAGCGGATTCTTACAAACCTTTCATGGATCcagttgttgaaaaaatttatttaagcaaAGTCGTCATTGAATTTCTCACTTCAAGAGACGATCCGACTTACGAAGACCTTCTGGATGAGCTacaa actGTAAAATTGCCTGAAGGAGTGAGTCTGGCTGAAGAATCATTATTGAAATACGCTCAATTTATCTGTGACCAAGTGACGTCATTTGACGTTAATTCTGCAGAAGATGACAGCGATGATTTTCCACTTCTTACTACATCTTGCATGcgttcaataataaaattgacaggTGCTACAGTAGGCAATGACATAAAGCAGACGAAAACCAATGAAATATCtccagtgaaaaaaaagtcaatgcCAAAAATGATCCTTACTAAGCTGGTTTATCagatagtaaataaatttttttcaaatgaagaTGCTAATAGCAAAGAACTGTTTGCTACGAGACAGTCAATGAACTGCGGGACTTGCATTGAATGCCTGAAGCCTGAATGCGGTCGCTGTGCAGcttgtaggaaaaaaaaaaaatctaggaATCAAGATTCTGTTTGCGTAAAACGGAGGTGTCCGAACAAAGCCATCGAGGCCGCTGACTCGGACACTGAATCTCTGGATAACAAGacaaattgtttgaaaaaaattgagggtATTCCTGAGTTACTTGAAAATATGAAAGTACCttcgaaaaaagttaaatggaTCAGTTCACCTGTCAGCGTTACAGATGATCGCACTTATTATGGTAAAGCTGCTGTCAATTCTACTACAATATACATCAATGActttgtcaaaataaaatcaaataatccAAGATTTGAAGTGATTGCTAAAGTCGCGACCATGTGGGAAAAAGACGGAGAGCAAAAAGCTCatgttaattgtttttataatagcAGAGACACTATTTTAGGAGATCTTGGTGATAAGTATGAGCTATTTGCTAGCAGTCAATGtgctgatatatttttacagtgCATTGACAGTCCTGCTGTGGTAAGGAAACGTAATATTCCAGTAAAGTGGGCTGAGTTAGGAGACACTGGGCTCAGTGTCAAAGGATTTGCATCAAAAgagaaagattatttttatcaaatgcaCTACTCTCCGGAGACTGCCAGGTTTGAGTATTTAGACCTAGATCCCAAGAAGCGTAGAGATTCATGTCTTGTTTGTTTGGGTAAAACTGAAGCCAATTTCCAGCCGAAAGTACTTGAACTAGATCTTGAAAATCGATCTTACGGTGCacttttgtataaaaatgagAAATACAGAGTTAAAGACGGCGTGTACATCAACCCGGCggttgttaaatttaaatacaaattttctatCCCCGTTCCTGAGAAACTGAAGCAAGTGGATGAGGAATTGTACCCTGAGTACTGGAGAAAATATGCTACTGGAGATCATGTCAAGGGATCTAATTACGACACACCTGAACCTTTTGCTATTGGATGCGTCAAAGCTATCTGCTCGATGCGTGACTATAATTTGAAAGctgaagatatttatttagttgttaataaaatgtacAGGAGTGAAAATACACATGAAAGTACTCGAGCTGCTATGGCAGATATCAATATGTTGTTTTGGAGCGACGAAGAGGTAGAAGTACCTCTGACAGCAATTATGGGCaagtgtaatattttttacaagccTTCAGAAGCCGACgttaattttgttaatcatCAGTTTTATTTCACGCATGCGTATAAAGCCGAGGAAGAATTATTTGAGTCTCCCCCGGACGATATTAAGAAAATGCTGGAAAATATTTCAGAGAACCAGGAGTCGAAGGAAGTGAAACCTTTGAAGACATTAGATATTTTTGCCGGATGCGGTGGGTTGTCTCAGGGGCTATCAGCTGCGGGAGTTGCTGACGTGCGATGGGCGATTGAGAAAGACCCGGCAGCCGCGAGAGCTTTTGTAGAAAATCACCCAGATGTCAAGATGTACGAAGGAGACTGTAATGCTCTACTCGATTCTATTAtacagaaagaaaaagaaagtttACCGCAGAAAGGTGACATTGAATTACTGTGTGGTGGACCTCCTTGCCAAGGCTTCAGTGGACTGAATCGTTTTAACGGCAGTcagtattcaaatttaaagaacGCTTTGctctttacatttttatctTACTGTGATTATTACAGACCCAAGTATGTTGTCATGGAGAACGTCAAGAATTTTGTCTTTCACCACAAAGGATTGATGCTGAAGCTCGCGATGTACTGCTTTTTACAAATCGGCTATCAATGCACATTCGCTATCCTCCAAGCGGGAAATTTCGGTCTACCCCAGTCGCGCAGAAGAATAATTTTACTCGCAGCAGCACCTGGACAGAAATTACCAGCCTTCCCAGAACCTTTGCACGTTTTCAGCAAACGCGCATGGCAGCTAGACGTCGTGATCGACGGGACGAAGTACTCTGGTAATTTTTCATGGAAAGATTCGGCTCCTTACCGTACAATCTGCGTCCGCGATGCCATCGGAGATCTTCCCGCCATCAGCAATGGAGAAAatagaattcaaataaattatcaaaacgACGTGTTGTCTTCTTTCCAACGAACCATGCGGGGAAATAAAACTACCGGATTTATCACCGatcatatttgtaaaaaaatgtctccTCTTGTAGAAGCGCGGATGTCTTACATTCCAACGAATGCCGGCGCAGACTGGCGCGATCTTCCCAATATTATTGTCGAACTGAGCGACGGAACCAGTACCAAAAAATTAGAGTATCGTCATGAGGATTCATCAGGTAAATTACGAGGAGTATGCGCTTGTGCAGCTGGAGAATTGTGTGATTTAAAAGATCGTCAGGAAAATACATTGATACCCTGGTGTTTGCCGCACACTGGACATCGTCACAACGGATGGGCTGGGACTTATGGTCGTTTGGATTGGAATGGATTCTTTGGTACCACTATCACTAATCCTGAACCTTTAGGAAAgcag GGTAGAGTTTTGCATCCAGAACAAAATCGCGTAGTGAGCGTACGTGAGTGTGCAAGATCGCAAGGTTTCAAAGacaattatgtatttaatgGATCTGTTATTGATAAGTACCGACAAATTGGTAATGCGGTGCCTCCACCACTTGCCCAAGCAATTGgtttggaaattaaaaaagtcctattataa
- the LOC103570997 gene encoding calcium load-activated calcium channel, with amino-acid sequence MWADTVLIVFISVCTALLGEGLTWLMVYRTEKYQKLKTEVEKQSKKLEKRKEAHGDSLDKQQKKKIEREEERLKNNNRDLSLVKMKSMFAIGFAFTALLSMFNSIFDGKVVAKLPFVPITWIQGLSHRNLPGDDFTECSFIFLYILCTMSIRQNIQKLLGFAPSRTASKQSGSIFGPPPQQFK; translated from the exons atgtggGCGGATACGgtattaattgtatttataagTGTCTGCACAGCTTTGCTAGGAgaag ggttGACGTGGCTCATGGTGTACAGAACTGAAAAGtatcaaaaacttaaaactgaAGTTGAAAAACAGAGCAAAAAAC TGGAAAAGCGTAAAGAAGCACATGGAGATTCACTGGACAAACagcagaagaaaaaaatagaaagagaagaagagagattaaaaaataataatcgtgaTCTGTCACTAgttaaaatgaaatcaatGTTTGCTATTGGGTTTGCATTTACGGCATTGCTTAGTATGTTCAATAGTATATTTGATGGTAAAGTTGTTGCCAAATTGCCATTCGTTCCCATCACATGGATCCAAGGATTGTCGCATAGAAATTTACCTGGAGATGATTTCACAGAGtgctcatttatttttttgtatattttatgtacTATGAGCATCAgacag aatattcaaaagttacttgGGTTCGCGCCATCAAGAACGGCCAGCAAACAAAGCGGAAGTATTTTCGGGCCACCACCTCaacaattcaaataa
- the LOC103570998 gene encoding FAD-dependent oxidoreductase domain-containing protein 1 produces MLRNIIRSSSKLFTRNSRSFHSSSIVHDKDNEDQDYKAKLEKDEEGDDYWTTAPDPEHPVLRTMRVMGKEVRDIKQQFFFWKEPTPPDWDEWEIDSTGFPTHFDVLIIGGGIMGMCAAYWMKKEGGNGFQVVVVEDKPMEEYTSPMILTASTLTQQYALEENIEMALFGAEFIRDVNKYLGIDQKPPIDLEFRPHGNLILAKDEDAERLMKNVKLQNSMGASTTIYTATQLQRMFPWLNTEGIAIGTMGAEKEGSFNPYALLKALRNKCLALGVEIVTAEVKGFIFSKVPNFTVVSPSTADLYSKLNHAVVKTAAGEKKVMQFAVAVIAAGSQSGHISSLMKIGRTCGVRSVPLPVIPRPRHLCYFEAPEGPNLNTPIVNDTSGCFFRRENLTNLYMASKIPRKENIETMEDISNENLLDDENYFQREILPSLVERVPSFKNSKLVSSKAGFYDYNYFDENGVVGPHPLYSNIFFATGFGEQSIIQAPAVGRGITEYVRNTNYKTIDLYRLNFERFITYEEMRSKVV; encoded by the exons ATGTTACGAAATATTATTCGTAGTagtagtaaattatttactagaAACTCTAGATCATTTCATAGTTCATCAATTGTTCACGATAAG gaCAATGAAGATCAAGACTACAAAGCAAAACTGGAAAAAGATGAAGAAGGTGATGACTACTGGACGACAGCACCAGATCCGGAACATCCAGTATTACGAACTATGCGGGTGATGGGTAAAGAAGTTCGTGATATCAaacagcaattttttttttggaaggAGCCGACACCTCCAGATTGGGACGAATGGGAAATAGATTCGACTGGTTTCCCAACTCATTTTGATGTTCTCATAATCGGCGGCGGCATAATGGGAATGTGTGCTGCCTACTGGATGAAAAAAGAGGGCGGAAACGGTTTTCAAGTTGTCGTTGTTGAAGATAAACCGATG gAAGAATATACATCGCCAATGATTTTGACAGCCAGCACTTTAACTCAGCAGTACGCATTAGAAGAGAACATTGAAATGGCTCTTTTCGGTGCCGAATTTATCCGGGATGTGAATAAATACTTGGGTATTGACCAGAAACCTCCTATAGATCTAGAGTTCAGGCCCCATGGAAATTTGATCCTGGCCAAGGACGAGGACGCTGAGAGACTCATGAAAAATGTGAAACTACAAAATTCTATGGGAGCTTCGACTACCATTTACACTGCAACACAGTTGCAACGCATGTTCCCGTGGCTCAACACCGAAGGAATAGCAATTGGTACCATGGGGGCTGAAAAAGAGGGTTCATTTAATCCCTATGCGTTGTTGAAAGCTTTGAGAAACAAATGTTTAGCTCTTGGGGTTGAAATTGTTACTGCGGAAGTCAAAGGATTCATTTTTAGTAAAGTTCCAAATTTCACTGTCGTTTCACCCTCGACTGCTGATCTATACAGTAAACTTAATCATGCTGTt gtGAAGACAGCAGctggtgaaaaaaaagtcatgcAATTCGCTGTAGCTGTAATTGCTGCTGGTTCTCAAAGCGGACATATCTCTAGTCTTATGAAAATTGGACGAACTTGTGGTGTACGTTCAGTACCATTGCCTGTAATTCcaag ACCAAGGCACTTGTGTTATTTTGAAGCACCAGAAGGCCCGAATTTAAATACTCCGATAGTAAATGACACGTCTGGTTGTTTCTTCAGACGTGAGAACTTGACGAATCTCTACATGGCCAGTAAAATTCCTCGGAAGGAAAATATTGAGACAATGGAAGACAtaagtaatgaaaatttacttgatgatgaaaattatttccaacGAGAAATTTTACCTTCGCTGGTAGAACGAGTACCGTCTTTCAAAAACAGTAAATTAGTTTCTTCAAAGGCTGGATTTTacgattacaattattttgatGAGAACGGGGTCGTCGGTCCACATCCTCTGTACTCGAACATCTTCTTCGCGACTGGTTTCGGTGAACAAAGTATCATTCAAGCCCCCGCAGTGGGCCGCGGTATCACTGAGTACGTCAGAAACACAAATTACAAGACAATTGATCTTTACAGATTGAACTTTGAACGGTTTATCACATACGAAGAAATGAGATCTAAAGttgtttaa
- the LOC103570999 gene encoding putative ATP-dependent RNA helicase TDRD12, which translates to MVVINHKLPANAVEVTVEKITNPNKILIRDVTHVAEKLKLITEKLKVVAKKYKKSEDNVNDKPLAVGTLTIIDRNTPDGINLPAWYSRAIITGFNYDTLKYSAFLVDYGVTFKLCRQAFIVITQDDIPDQYLTESVSLYKIIPAMIKSCNDDGVDLLAKKTWCPEAIDLAKQLISASRKCYFELSAIGRTGKKYGELYLIIENQIILLRKALVKAHTAIFVNEDLLDVKSSDNSFSSAKSISSPALDSGNNTDSNSTSASVNSVAQRVGFEEVLVSSNESCNRLTDIASAKFTKNIHHALNKLSVRRLRNIQSYMWPAINKGLDVMAVAPTKSGKTFGYVAPIANMIVTTRQYQEDGQPMALILCPSSKEVLYIKEHFRLILSDFSDIKIIGAFNGCEYRSITAQVYNGCHIFIATPAFLFRYLEDKNSGAPVKFSSINHLVIDHLDDLLLKHVDTLIPLLKKYTPFGKKKAQSSRLMALQTIAVARQWSSLLGTFTKNAFKNPFYCIGSFADATIFCGIQLRTRSILKAQKLVKTEELLEKNYLLVKTMIVCAEGDEAHELNNYLSSKNIRTLYVPEDVVRAEIVDAKGQWDRGIAGNYEVLICTDRALPILEVTDVDWLIHYSIAVPTKSTFLFRFSTLMTNLRKKSPTTEVTIFIDETNDIQLRSILNLVERSGYKLSAEQKNAFERVYVNLERQKKNYPICDNIKAFGNCEKGNACTFRHCFIAEVDTPMTPVTIGDKVKMTITYVHDATHFSAKIQEYTDSQGNKHMVSAAAHVEIESKVYQYFAAMRNRRKCHTVEVGGIYGYDERLDEYCRVQIINVVKKNDDGKPLVVDLRNIDSGYVYAHQNVSRLREMPKELAEAPAHIVEVFLANISPYDKEIEWNVRANKCTMSWFTEQLEAPCTSLRGTVVLHFGNTLWVDPLEVRMQISIANKELHKSSLKDHLIKKKYGVANDDHIKILKKMCSYADMMELE; encoded by the exons ATgg TTGTGATAAACCATAAACTTCCGGCGAATGCTGTCGAAGTAActgtagaaaaaataacaaatccaaataaaatacttattagAGATGTGACCCATGTGGCggaaaaacttaaattaatcaCTGAGAAGCTTAAAGTTGTtgccaaaaaatataaaaagtctGAAGACAATGTTAATGATAAGCCACTCGCGGTTGGTACT CTCACAATAATTGACAGAAATACTCCTGATGGTATTAATTTACCAGCATGGTACTCTCGGGCCATAATAACTGGATTTAATTATGATACGCTCAAATATTCAGCATTTTTAGTTGACTATGGcgttacatttaaattatgcaGGCAGgcatttattgttattactcaGGATGATATTCCTGATCAGTATTTAACTGAATCAGTCagtttatacaaaattatacCTGCAATGATTAAATCTTGCAATGATGATGGTGTAGATCTTCTTGCTAAGAAGACTTGGTGCCCCGAAGCGATTGATTTGGCTAAGCAGCTAATAAGCGCATCTAGAAAGTGTTACTTTGAACTTTCAGCCATTGGAAGAACGGGAAAAAAATACGGGGAGTTGTATCTGATAattgaaaatcaaataattcttTTGAGAAAAGCGCTTGTGAAAGCGCACACTGCAATTTTTGTTAATGAAGATTTATTAGATGTCAAGAGCAGTGATAATTCATTTAGCTCAGCAAAATCAATCAGCTCACCAGCATTAGATTCAGGAAATAATACTGACTCTAATTCCACATCCGCTTCAGTTAATTCAGTAGCGCAACGAGTTGGTTTTGAAGAAGTTCTGGTCAGCAGTAATGAGTCCTGTAACCGTTTAACTGATATAGCTTCTgctaaatttactaaaaacaTTCATCATGCATTGAACAAATTATCAGTAAGAAGATTAAGAAATATTCAGTCATACATGTGGCCTGCTATCAACAAAGGGCTAGATGTTATGGCTGTGGCACCAACCAAGAGTGGAAAAACTTTCGGATACGTCGCACCAATTGCCAATATGATAGTCACAACACGACAGTACCAAGAAGATGGTCAACCGATGGCATTAATTCTGTGCCCGTCTTCAAAAGAAGTTTTGTATATCAAAGAACACTTCCGGTTAATTCTGTCCGACTTCAGCGACATAAAGATAATCGGAGCTTTCAATGGCTGCGAGTATCGATCAATTACAGCCCAAGTTTATAATGGATGTCATATATTTATCGCGACCCCGGCCTTTTTATTCCGTTACCTCGAAGATAAGAACAGCGGAGCGCCGGTTAAGTTCAGCAGCATAAATCACCTGGTGATTGATCATCTAGATGATTTATTACTAAAGCACGTGGACACTTTGATTCCTCTGTTGAAGAAATATACACCCTTTGGTAAGAAAAAAGCTCAGAGCTCACGACTGATGGCTTTGCAAACGATAGCCGTCGCCAGACAATGGTCTAGTTTGCTTGGAACCTTTACAAAGAATGCTTTTAAGAATCCATTTTACTGCATCGGTTCATTTGCTGACGCCACGATTTTTTGTGGGATCCAACTGAGAACTAGGTCGATTCTCAAAGCACAGAAACTTGTCAAGACTGAAGAATTGTTGGAGAAAAACTATTTGTTAGTTAAGACAATGATTGTCTGTGCAGAAGGTGATGAAGCTCATGagcttaataattatttgtcaagtaaaaatattcgcACGTTGTATGTTCCTGAAGACGTAGTCAGAGCTGAGATCGTAGATGCTAAAGGTCAATGGGACAGAGGAATAGCAGGAAACTACGAGGTTCTGATTTGTACTGATAGAGCTCTGCCGATTTTAGAAGTAACAGATGTCGACTGGCTGATTCATTACTCAATCGCCGTGCCGACAAAGTCTACTTTCCTATTCCGCTTTTCAACTCTCATGActaacttgagaaaaaaatcccCTACCACTGAGGtcactatttttattgacgAAACTAATGACATACAATTGCGTAGTATATTAAATCTAGTTGAAAGATCTGGTTATAAATTGTCTGCTGAGCAGAAGAATGCATTTGAACGCGTTTACGTTAACTTGGAacgtcagaaaaaaaattatccgatTTGTGATAACATAAAAGCCTTTGGAAACTGTGAGAAAGGGAACGCCTGCACATTCAGACACTGTTTCATTGCTGAAGTTGATACTCCGATGACACCAGTGACCATTGGAGACAAAGTTAAAATGACAATTACTTATGTCCATGACGCAACGCATTTTTCGGCAAAGATACAAGAGTACACTGACAGCCAGGGAAATAAGCACATGGTTTCAGCGGCAGCGCACGTGGAAATTGAGTCAAAAGTATATCAGTATTTTGCAGCGATGCGTAATCGGCGCAAGTGTCACACTGTCGAAGTCGGCGGAATTTACGGGTATGATGAAAGACTTGACGAGTATTGTCGTGTCCAGATTATTAatgttgtgaaaaaaaatgacgatGGCAAACCTCTGGTTGTTGATTTGAGAAATATTGATTCGGGTTATGTTTATGCACACCAAAAT gTGAGCAGATTGAGGGAAATGCCAAAAGAATTAGCAGAAGCTCCAGCTCATATTGTCGAAGTATTTTTGGCAAACATTTCCCCTTATGACAAAGAAATTGAATGGAATGTCAGAGCTAATAAATGTACTATGAGTTGGTTTACTGAACAATTAGAAGCGCCTTGTACTTCTTTACGAGGAACA gTCGTTTTACATTTCGGCAATACCTTGTGGGTAGATCCGCTAGAAGTAAGGATGCAAATCAGTATCGCAAATAAGGAATTGCACAAAAGTTCTCTGAAAGATCATttgattaaaaagaaatacgGAGTTGCTAATGATGATCATattaaaatactgaaaaaaatgtgTAGTTACGCGGATATGATGGAGTTAGAGTAG
- the LOC103571000 gene encoding 40S ribosomal protein S18, producing the protein MSLIIPEKFQHILRIVGTNIDGNRNIMFALTSIKGVGRRYSNIVIKKADIDLTKRAGECTEEEVEKIVTIMTNPRQYKIPDWFLNRQKDIVDGKYSQLTSSNLDSKLREDLERMKKIRAHRGLRHYWGLRVRGQHTKTTGRRGRTVGVSKKK; encoded by the exons ATG tcGCTCATAATCCCAGAAAAATTCCAGCACATTCTTCGTATCGTTGGTACGAACATTGATGGTAACCGCAACATCATGTTCGCGTTGACCAGCATCAAAGGAGTTGGAAGACGTTACTCCAACATTGTCATCAAGAAGGCCGATATTGATTTAACAAAACGTGCTGGAGAATGTACTGAAGAagag gtcGAAAAAATCGTTACCATCATGACCAACCCACGTCAGTACAAAATCCCAGACTGGTTCCTTAACAGACAGAAGGATATCGTTGATGGAAAATACTCCCAG CTCACAAGTTCCAACTTGGATTCAAAATTGCGTGAAGATTTGGAACGTATGAAGAAAATTCGTGCCCACCGGGGTCTTCGTCATTATTGGGGTCTCCGTGTCCGTGGTCAACACACCAAGACAACTGGACGACGTGGTCGTACTGTTGGTGTGTCCAAGAAGAAGTAA
- the LOC103571001 gene encoding 40S ribosomal protein S19a has translation MPSVTLKDVPQDKSVRGIAFFLKKTGKLRVPDWVDIVKTGQHKELAPYDPDWYYTRCAALIRHIYFRSPVGVGAVRKIFGGRKRNGTHPSHFCRSAGGIARKALQSLEQLKLIEKTPLGGRKLTSQGRRDLDRIAAQIKAKCKKQLKLQETLVL, from the exons atGCCGTCTGTAACATTGAAAGATGTTCCCCAAGACAAATCTGTCAGAGGAATTGCCTTTTTCCTCAAAAA aACCGGTAAATTGCGCGTACCCGACTGGGTAGACATCGTCAAGACCGGTCAGCACAAGGAGTTGGCACCCTATGACCCTGATTGGTATTACACCAGGTGCGCAGCCCTGATTCGTCACATCTACTTCCGTAGCCCGGTTGGAGTCGGTGCTGTAAGAAAAATCTTCGGTGGACGTAAACGCAACGGAACCCACCCCAGCCACTTCTGCAGATCTGCTGGTGGTATCGCTCGTAAAGCTCTCCAGAGCTTGGAGCAGCTTAAGTTGATCGAAAAGACTCCACTTGGTGGCCGCAAACTCACCAGCCAGGGACGTCGTGATTTAGATCGTATCGCTGCGCAAATTAAAGCTAAATGCAAGAAGCAGTTGAAGCTTCAAGAAACTCTTGTTCTTTAa